A region from the Streptomyces tsukubensis genome encodes:
- a CDS encoding DUF4328 domain-containing protein, whose amino-acid sequence MTLCSNCRRNTAATAQHRCEQCAAAAAVAGQPAAAARGDGAAPASAPLARPVKVPRALAYAVIVLLCIGVFVDLFAIRSSLLMWEAADGFRNAPLSVTEADADHADAVMAVAILLKGLALLGTGILFIVWFAAARGTAALLEPRLTRWGRGWAVGGWFIPLAGLVIPRLVAGAIWEASRRNPDEAGGAQRSTILTLWWILFVFGLLTWQVSFQRYREAWTIDEVASGAGWLLAAGIINIAAAVLAIVVVRKITSMQSEKAAAAVRDQYSPLPPWPPLSRNR is encoded by the coding sequence ATGACTCTCTGCTCCAACTGCCGACGGAACACCGCCGCGACCGCGCAGCACCGGTGCGAGCAGTGCGCGGCCGCCGCCGCGGTCGCCGGACAGCCCGCGGCCGCAGCGCGCGGAGACGGCGCCGCCCCCGCGTCCGCGCCCCTGGCCCGCCCGGTCAAGGTGCCCCGGGCGCTGGCGTACGCGGTGATCGTGCTGCTCTGCATCGGCGTATTCGTCGACCTCTTCGCGATCCGCTCCTCGTTGCTCATGTGGGAGGCAGCCGATGGCTTCCGGAATGCACCCCTCTCCGTCACCGAGGCGGACGCCGACCACGCGGACGCTGTCATGGCCGTGGCGATCCTGCTCAAGGGGCTGGCGCTCCTGGGCACCGGCATCCTCTTCATCGTGTGGTTCGCCGCGGCCCGCGGCACCGCAGCCCTCCTTGAGCCCCGTCTCACGCGCTGGGGCCGCGGCTGGGCCGTCGGCGGCTGGTTCATCCCCCTGGCCGGCCTGGTCATTCCGCGTCTTGTCGCAGGCGCCATCTGGGAGGCGAGCCGACGGAACCCGGACGAGGCCGGCGGAGCCCAGCGGTCGACGATCCTCACCCTCTGGTGGATCCTCTTTGTGTTCGGACTGCTGACCTGGCAGGTCAGCTTCCAGCGCTACCGCGAGGCATGGACGATCGACGAAGTGGCCTCCGGCGCCGGGTGGCTGCTGGCCGCCGGCATCATCAATATCGCCGCGGCCGTCCTGGCAATCGTCGTCGTACGGAAGATCACGAGCATGCAGTCGGAGAAGGCGGCCGCAGCTGTCAGGGACCAGTACTCGCCTCTGCCGCCCTGGCCGCCGCTGTCCCGTAACCGCTGA
- a CDS encoding aminoglycoside phosphotransferase, whose protein sequence is MATARVPLEELPVGRLTALAQRLGPIIGITNASGGLNSDVAARVLTSQGAFYVKGMRTDHPRVWTQAREASINSLVAESAGPGLRWREVADGWDLNVFDAIDGHHADYRPGSVDLPLVARLLTHLSTVQADEGLELRLAEQRLGSYAESASDLDHFRGNTLCHTDLNNENVIVADGRARLVDWAWATRGAAWLDAAYWVIWLIAAGRHRPFAAERTARRVPAFRNAPDAAVTAFAVANANLWAEITAGESDPWTARVDAAAQAWLRHRRDL, encoded by the coding sequence GTGGCTACCGCGCGCGTCCCTCTCGAAGAGCTGCCCGTCGGCCGTTTGACCGCACTCGCCCAGCGGCTCGGGCCCATCATCGGCATCACCAACGCCTCTGGCGGGCTCAACTCCGATGTCGCTGCTCGCGTCCTCACGTCCCAGGGCGCTTTCTACGTCAAGGGAATGCGTACGGACCATCCACGGGTATGGACCCAGGCCCGTGAAGCGTCGATCAATTCACTGGTCGCCGAGTCCGCCGGGCCGGGCCTCCGCTGGCGCGAGGTCGCGGACGGCTGGGACCTGAACGTTTTCGACGCGATCGACGGACACCATGCCGACTACCGTCCGGGCTCGGTCGACCTCCCCTTGGTGGCTCGTCTCCTGACCCACCTGTCCACCGTGCAGGCCGACGAGGGGCTTGAGCTGCGTCTCGCCGAGCAACGGCTCGGCAGCTACGCGGAATCGGCCTCGGACCTCGATCATTTCCGCGGGAACACCCTGTGCCACACCGACCTCAACAACGAGAACGTCATCGTCGCCGATGGACGGGCCCGACTGGTCGACTGGGCCTGGGCCACCCGCGGAGCCGCCTGGCTGGATGCCGCGTACTGGGTCATCTGGCTCATCGCGGCCGGCCGGCACCGACCATTCGCAGCGGAACGGACGGCCCGGCGGGTTCCCGCGTTCCGTAACGCACCGGATGCCGCCGTCACTGCCTTCGCCGTGGCCAACGCCAACCTCTGGGCCGAGATCACCGCCGGGGAGTCCGACCCCTGGACGGCCCGGGTGGACGCAGCGGCCCAAGCCTGGCTCAGACACCGCAGAGATCTGTGA